A stretch of DNA from Esox lucius isolate fEsoLuc1 chromosome 18, fEsoLuc1.pri, whole genome shotgun sequence:
AATTTGTAATCATGGATGAATCTGTAGCCTGCAGCTTAGTTATCATTATCAACTGGCTAAGCATGAAGTGATCAAACATGGACACCGCACAGACAGAAAGGATTAGCATTTTATTCCCAGGTATTCCAGGTCAAACTAAATGGTAAAAGCAATGTCAATACTGGGTTGATTAGATAGCAACTGGAAAAACTTACTAACTCATAATTATTACAAACATGTCCTCCTCCATACATTTTGTGAAGAACTTCCaattgtctcatctgtccaaagcATGGACTTGGTGGGGAGACACTTTAGTCCTGTAGGTGGCAGTAATGCCACCATAACGCTAGTAGCCAACCACAACACAGAAGAAAAAGTGTGTTGACTGTTCACGGATTTGCTAGCTAGTTTTTTGTAATAATGGTTACTCCATTATTTAGACGTGGCCCGTTTGATTTTGGTTAAAAGTAAgaggcttggggggggggggggctttaatGTTCCGTGCAGCTAATTTAAAGACCATCAGTAAAGCGGGAACCAGCTGGTAAGTGATGTCTCGGAACATTGCTAACTAGGACTCGAGCTAGCAAATTAGCTGAAAAGCCAAGCATTGCTAACGTAGCCCTTGATGACATGACAATGGTAGCCGCTATCTATGCAATTTTGACATTGTTCCAGTAAATGACCCACTTACGGTTATAAAACGTCTGACTGTTCAAATTACATGTCTCTGACCCTGGCTAACAGTTTGTCGTTGTAACTTTAATGTTAGCTAGGTCACGTTTGACAACACATTGCATTGGATTGGATAGGCTGTCTTGTCTGGGCCGTTTAACCCCGGGCAGAGGTTCAAGCCCTTTCTCACAGTGACCACCCAGCCATTCTGTGTATTTGATCTATTCCAGGACTGCTTGTCAGCTAATCACCTCTCCCTTGTAGTGAATCAGATGTGCCTATTCAGGGGTACAACAAAATGGTGAAATAGCAGAGGGGGTCACCGGGGAAAGGGTTAGAAACACTTCTAAGTTGCAGATGTGTTGTGACTAGTGCGGGCATTTAGTAGCTCCACCCTCAGGTTTTAGtaggtaaaaaatattttattaacttGACGTAAAATCTATTATATACGTAAATTTTGCGACGTCGGAGCTCCAGTCTTCCCTCGAAACAAGTAGGATTGGTTCGTGTTTCTATGTGGTTGACATACTTTGGTAGCCATGGTTACCAACTCCAGCCCTACAGGACCTCCAACAGTACACAAGCCCTTGACAAACACACTTTATTAAACCTGTCAACTATCAAGCTGTCAGAGGTGAATCTGTTGAGTTTAaggcaacaaataaaatgtgttctttTGGGGTTACTTGAGGATTGGAGTTGGGAAACACTGTTAGCCCAAGCTATGCATGCAGCCAACATAGAATAAAATGAGCAATAATGAGTTTAAACTATAAATTAGGCTGAGGGATTGGGTTGATggaaaagtaaacatttgaattcATAGATGAATTGAATGCAAGAACTGACCATCCTCATTCACTTCTTAATGGATTAATGGAATGACTGTTTAATCGTTTTTGCTAGCGACAACTGTAGATGCCATGATACATAGTTTAGCTCTGATAGCATCAGACAGATGACAGTGATGAACATTACCAAGCGTGCAGTGCCAATGAGGTATTACCACTGGTTGTTTGATCACATCATCCCCTCCAAACACAAATCAAACATGGGTGTTGATTGTTTTCTGACAGAGTACACCATCTCGTCCTTACTCTCTTTCTTCCCAGGCACTTCAGCCAGACGATGGACGAGCTGGTCCACGACCTGGTTTCGGCGCTGGAGGAGAGCTCGGAGCAGGCCGCACGGGGAGGCTTCGGCGACGGGGGGGACCATGCACTGGCTGTGGGCTGCCTGCTGAAGAGACAGGCTCGGAAACGTCGCGGGAGGAAGAGACGCTCGGacaacccccacccaccctggGACACTGGCCACCTCAGTGAGGGCTCGGAGTCCAGCCTGGACGAACACAAGGTGGGAAGGGGCTTTCAGACAGTCCTTAAGGAACCTTTGGAGTCGATCCCTGCTGATTAAATCTGTGGCTCGTAATCATACGTCATACACCTCGGAAACCACTGGCCTGGTGTACACAGAACAAACCACAGTAGCATTCCTGCATCATTATTTTGTTGGCATTTCCTTTGGTCTCTGTGAAGTTAAGGTAACTGATTGCGCTACAGTTTACACAGTGTTCGATACATTTAGTACCTAGCATCAAATTTGGGCCAACATTTTTCTTACTATGTAGTTAGACATGAGGAATCTGATAAAACGGTTAAAAGCCACATCCCACAGCAAGTTGAGTAACTGGAGTAGAGTAGCTTGCATTATTTACTTAGTAAGTATAAAAGTACCATGTTTTACCCACTAGATGACTGTGTTCATGATTTTTCAGAGTTAttaggaaacatttatttgtagcGGGGTTAGTGATATTTACTGTTAACCCAGTCTGATACCATTACCTATATAAACACCATGCTGTGTGTACTTGGGACTTTTAACATTGAACTTGTGTAACCTAGTTGTTTGCTTGTTCACCAGGAATGTTCTAGCTAACTATTTTAGGCCTACACCTTTTTAAAGCATTAAACCAAACATTTAGGGCTGGTGTCGCAAACACAGATTAAGTTGTATCCTGAAAACCTCAAgttcattggagttttccattTACCTCAATTAAATAAAGTGTCTGATCCAAAGCAGACTGAAGCTGTTTTTCTTCTGGGCTTTTGCCTGTACTGATGTGCATCCAGTTTCTTTATCTTTATCTTTGCTGATGTCAAGCACGCCCATACAATAATGcaaccaccaccatgctgcaAATAAGAAGGCACTTATTCAGAAATGTCTTGATTTGGATTGGTCCCCCAACCAGTTTGCATTTGGACACAGAAGTGCATTCCTTTGATGTTGATTTTTAAGTTAAGTTATTGAACCTGAATTAATCTTGTTTTTCCCGTTGTTTGTATGAATGATGGTCCAAATTAGATGTTCTACTCCAGGAGTCCCATTGCCATCAGCATCATGTTACTGTGAAGTTCTCCCTGTTAAGCGTTTTCCTCATTCCTTGTACAAGACAGAGTGAACGTGCTCTGCAGCCATCCCAAATCAAACCGTGGCCATTCTTGGGCCATTGGACACAACACGGGCAGTCTAGCAGCTTGTATTGATTTCAAAGGAAGCGTTCCCTCTGGCTGATAGCAGTGCCTGACGCCAAGGGCTGCTGTGTAGCAGGGCTGTTAGGTACAATGATGCGTCTTTAAGATCATGAGTTTTATAAATCAATTTGCTACATTTATCAGATacaatttttagaaaatgacaCTTCAGCAGTGTCATTTGGAAGGCGATCAGCAGTGTCATTTGGAAGGCAATCTATTGTATTTGCTTCTGACTTCAGAAACAATTTCAGCATTGAAATGCTGGTTGTCAGTCCTCTGTCTTGTGCTATTTGAGTTGGAACAACACTTGTCTTTTGGATATTGTTAAGAAAGGGTGCCTTGGTTGgtgctttttgtttttggacAGGGTCCTTAAGAAAACGAATACTGTCCAGGGTAGAATGCGTTGCGCTTGTGCATTTTTGACATTCTGCCAATGTCTTggtctctcttctttctctacTCCTCTTTCAGGACTACCGTGCCACGGCAGGCGGCGTTGCAAGCAGCAACAGCCATGCCCGGGACAATAGTGACTCTGACGAGCAGCTAGGGCCCAAACGCCGCACCCCCCTTAACCCCGACGCGGGACGTGGCAAGCGCCCCCTCTGGCAGGAGGACCTAGGAGTGGGAAGCTCTGAGGGGTCACGGAGTTTAAGACGCCGCCGGAAGGTCAAACGCATGGCCGTTGACCCCCCCCCGGAGCCCGTGACCTCCAGTGGCGCCACGACCATGCTGGGGCCACCGCCTGTCCCCAAGCCACATGCGGAGTGCCGGATGCCTGGTGCCAGTCCCGCTGAGGGCAGGGGGGGGATGGAGCCGGGGGTCGGCGGGGGAAAGAGCCGAGTGAAGAAGAGGAAACTGGCGGCCCACAGGCTGGGGCTGGATGCCACCGATGaaggggtggtggtggagagtgAGGACGCCATTATGGAGCAGGCAGGGCCCAAGGACAAGATGGAGTTTGAGGAGCAGAAGGGCTCGGATGAGGACATGAGTGACAGGTGGTTAGTGTTTCTTTTGTCTGCT
This window harbors:
- the gpatch2 gene encoding G patch domain-containing protein 2 isoform X2 codes for the protein MFRAANLKTISKAGTSWHFSQTMDELVHDLVSALEESSEQAARGGFGDGGDHALAVGCLLKRQARKRRGRKRRSDNPHPPWDTGHLSEGSESSLDEHKDYRATAGGVASSNSHARDNSDSDEQLGPKRRTPLNPDAGRGKRPLWQEDLGVGSSEGSRSLRRRRKVKRMAVDPPPEPVTSSGATTMLGPPPVPKPHAECRMPGASPAEGRGGMEPGVGGGKSRVKKRKLAAHRLGLDATDEGVVVESEDAIMEQAGPKDKMEFEEQKGSDEDMSDSETSSVSNSSDGGLYTNDEGRQGDDEQSDWFYEGEPGGACGVAGVIPWWEREAEEELDLVDPVFNSILTGSFPIMSPGAQRGFQARLSRLHGGPHSQGGSGRHHQDPHSHGPWFSSGSRREHGQMHWDSRPDRGHRRSCSVKTASRQTSGHLGSLCTGDVKRRRKAAPIGLPPPTGVVGESAGPIPETNMGNRMLQSMGWSPGMGLGPEGRGITEPVRATQRPKGAGLGFN
- the gpatch2 gene encoding G patch domain-containing protein 2 isoform X1, with product MFRAANLKTISKAGTSWHFSQTMDELVHDLVSALEESSEQAARGGFGDGGDHALAVGCLLKRQARKRRGRKRRSDNPHPPWDTGHLSEGSESSLDEHKDYRATAGGVASSNSHARDNSDSDEQLGPKRRTPLNPDAGRGKRPLWQEDLGVGSSEGSRSLRRRRKVKRMAVDPPPEPVTSSGATTMLGPPPVPKPHAECRMPGASPAEGRGGMEPGVGGGKSRVKKRKLAAHRLGLDATDEGVVVESEDAIMEQAGPKDKMEFEEQKGSDEDMSDRCETSSVSNSSDGGLYTNDEGRQGDDEQSDWFYEGEPGGACGVAGVIPWWEREAEEELDLVDPVFNSILTGSFPIMSPGAQRGFQARLSRLHGGPHSQGGSGRHHQDPHSHGPWFSSGSRREHGQMHWDSRPDRGHRRSCSVKTASRQTSGHLGSLCTGDVKRRRKAAPIGLPPPTGVVGESAGPIPETNMGNRMLQSMGWSPGMGLGPEGRGITEPVRATQRPKGAGLGFN